From Gouania willdenowi unplaced genomic scaffold, fGouWil2.1 scaffold_55_arrow_ctg1, whole genome shotgun sequence, one genomic window encodes:
- the LOC114460619 gene encoding homeodomain-interacting protein kinase 3-like, which produces MAAVESQLILGQVLQSSSTQYTIIEFIGEGAFGKVAKCQVNSTSELVAVKILKDTFVQDVEEELSMLSKINLLDPDQFNLVKFHERFEYSSYTCLVFELLEMNLLQFLKTKLGSSMYVNQIRPIAKQMLVAIQRLQSLGITHNDIKPDNVMLVNTEEDTLQVKLIDFGQAHPSSSTTQGKWLQPMGYRAPEVCLGLPFTEAIDMWGLGYMLANLYLNTNLFPVSCEYLMMKAMVEYLGMPSEDQLLFGMHTKRFFCQEADEFGLGWRLLTPEEYSDINRVKAKEWPTWRPHFFSLDDLLYIYEEEDAEEFKDRTEFIDFLKHLLTLDEEKRFSPTEALQHPFIRMSHLSQDPDSSDYLTTAQALMPTEASHSVTPVKDGEAHVAEEADEVPPTPASSQITHIETDVPKVPLSHVNDDNERVQESCQDLGKELHLPATQSDSGICSFPEQFPNHCDEGLECVSSVNGPMVEDVPFPTPKRFKNIRRFFSRIQKLFFSCCCSSMQE; this is translated from the exons ATGGCTGCTGTAG AGTCTCAACTCATTTTAGGGCAGGTTCTGCAGAGCAGCTCAACTCAATATACAATCATTGAGTTCATCGGAGAAGGTGCCTTCGGTAAAGTGGCCAAGTGCCAGGTTAATTCCACCAGCGAATTagtggcagtaaaaatattgaaGGACACGTTTGTGCAAGACGTGGAGGAGGAG CTGTCTATGTTGAGTAAAATCAACCTACTGGATCCAGACCAGTTTAACTTGGTCAAGTTCCATGAGAGGTTTGAGTACTCCAGCTATACCTGCCTCGTCTTTGAGTTGCTGGAGATGAACTTGTTACAGTTCCTCAAAACTAAACTGGGTTCTTCAATGTATGTGAACCAAATCCGCCCCATTGCCAAGCAG ATGTTGGTAGCAATACAGAGACTCCAATCTCTGGGGATCACCCACAATGACATCAAGCCTGACAATGTGATGCTGGTAAACACTGAGGAGGATACATTACAAGTCAAGCTCATTGACTTTGGACAGGCTCATCCATCCTCCTCCACCACGCAGGGGAAATGGCTTCAGCCCATGGGCTACAG GGCCCCAGAGGTGTGTCTTGGCCTTCCGTTCACAGAGGCCATTGACATGTGGGGACTGGGCTATATGCTGGCCAACCTGTACCTGAATACCAACCTCTTCCCCGTCAGCTGTGAATATCTCATG ATGAAAGCCATGGTGGAGTATCTTGGTATGCCGTCAGAAGACCAGCTTCTATTTGGCATGCATACCAAGAGATTCTTCTGTCAGGAGGCAGATGAGTTTGGCTTGGGATGGAGGCTCCTG ACACCAGAAGAATACTCAGATATTAATAGGGTGAAAGCTAAGGAATGGCCCACATGGCGCCCCCATTTCTTCTCATTGGATGACCTGCTCTAT ATCTACGAAGAAGAGGATGCTGAGGAGTTTAAGGACAGGACTGAGTTCATAGACTTCCTCAAGCACCTGTTGACTCTGGATGAGGAGAAGCGATTCTCTCCGACTGAGGCTCTTCAGCATCCATTTATTAGGATGTCCCACCTGAGCCAGGATCCTGACAGCAGTGACTA TCTGACCACCGCACAGGCATTAATGCCAACGGAGGCCTCACATAGTGTTACTCCTGTGAAGGATGGTGAGGCACATGTGGCTGAAGAGGCTGACGAGGTCCCACCCACTCCTGCATCCAGCCAAATCACACACATTGAGACAGATGTCCCCAAGGTCCCTCTTTCTCATGTGAATGATGACAATGAAAGAGTTCAGGAGTCATGCCAAGATCTGGGAAAAGAACTCCATCTTCCTGCAACTCAGAGTGATTCAGGAATCTGTTCCTTTCCAGAACAGTTTCCTAATCATTGTGATGAGGGTCTGGAATGTGTTTCATCAGTGAATGGACCTATGGTTGAAGACGTCCCCTTCCCCACCCCCAAGAGGTTCAAGAACATTCGGAGGTTCTTCTCCCGAAttcaaaaactgtttttcagctgctgctgttcctCCATGCAGGAgtaa